GAACCGCGCGACGAGCTTCTTTCGCACCCGGAACGCGGGCGTTCCGTAGGACGTGCCCTCCTCCATCCCCGGCAGCGACATCGCCAGCGCACGCACCGCGTCGAATGTCAGTCCCTTGCCTCGTGCGGCCATGTGCCTCCCTCGCGCGGACTTCAGACAACCACGTCCAGGGGACGCGGCGTGATAACAAACGCAAGGCCCCGCGCCTGAAAGCCTTGCATGGCGCGCATCACGTCTGTGATTTCATCCGCGCGCCTCCCAACCCGGCCCTGGGTCCACGGCGCTCCGAGTCCCCGCCGACACGGCACCACCCCGTCGCCATGCGTCGGGAACGAGGGAGATTCCGACTTGTCACGACTAGCGGAAAACCCTCAGTCCCTGTGACGCCACACCGGAGGTGACTTGCTCCCACAGCGTGCGGCCGTGACGCCCGGGGACTTCGTGCAACGTCGATGGAGAGAAGCGTTGGGATGTCGGGCCCCGTGATATCTTGACTTCCATGTCTGCACTGGACCGGGGCCGGGCTGCACCTTCCTCGCCGGACGCGAAGGGCGAGTCGCAATGGAGGACGGATGTCGCAGGTGACGGGGATGCGCCACTGCACGTCACGCTGCCCTACGAGCACGCCCGTCGGGCCTATGACGCCTCCACGGTGCGCCGGTTCCGGCTCACGGTGGCGGAAGGTCCCGGCACGGGCGCGACGTGGGAGTCCACGGGAGACACGTGCTCGGTGGGCTCGCACCCGCTGAACGACTTCACCGTGGAGGACTCCACGGTGTCCCGGTTCCACTGCGAGGTTCGCGTGGGCCCACGAGGTCCCCAGGTGAAGGACCTGGACAGCCTCAACGGCGTCATCCTGGACGGGGTTCAGGTGGTGGAGGGCGTGCTGCGCAGCGGCAGCCTGCTGCGGCTGGGCCGCGTGGTGCTGCGCTTCGACTTCAGCGCGGAGAACAACCGCCTTCCGCTGTCGGAGAGCACGCGCTTCGGCACGTTGGTGGGCGCTTCGGTGGCCATGCGCGGCTGCTTCGCGATGATGGAGCGCGCGGCCGGACGCGACGTGACGGTGTTGCTCGAAGGCGAGACAGGCACGGGAAAGAGTCAGGCCGCGATGGCCATCCACCAGGCGAGCGCCCGGCGTGACGCGCCCTTCCTCATCGTGGACTGCGGCGCCATCCCCGCGCACCTGCTGGAAAGCGAGCTGTTCGGCCACGAGAAGGGCTCCTTCACCGGCGCGGTGCAGCGGCGCGCGGGCGTCTTCGAGGAGGCCGACGGAGGCACCGTCTTCCTCGACGAGATTGGCGAGCTGCCCGCGGAGCTCCAACCCAAGCTGCTGCGCGTGCTGGAGAACCGCGAGATTCGCAGGGTGGGCAGCAACAACTACCAGCCCGTGGACGTGCGCCTCATGGCGGCCACGCACCGCGACCTCCGCGCGGAGGTCAACGCGGGCCGCTTCCGCTCCGACCTCTTCTTCCGGCTCGCGGTGCTGCGCC
This genomic window from Myxococcus hansupus contains:
- a CDS encoding sigma 54-interacting transcriptional regulator, producing MSALDRGRAAPSSPDAKGESQWRTDVAGDGDAPLHVTLPYEHARRAYDASTVRRFRLTVAEGPGTGATWESTGDTCSVGSHPLNDFTVEDSTVSRFHCEVRVGPRGPQVKDLDSLNGVILDGVQVVEGVLRSGSLLRLGRVVLRFDFSAENNRLPLSESTRFGTLVGASVAMRGCFAMMERAAGRDVTVLLEGETGTGKSQAAMAIHQASARRDAPFLIVDCGAIPAHLLESELFGHEKGSFTGAVQRRAGVFEEADGGTVFLDEIGELPAELQPKLLRVLENREIRRVGSNNYQPVDVRLMAATHRDLRAEVNAGRFRSDLFFRLAVLRLLLPPLRQRPEDLPMLVEGILESLRADPERTGALRTSDFLARLRHAAWPGNVRELRNYLERCLVFEEAVELSEEEARRVGPPEVDPTQPYADQRRHVVDDFERRYLRALLEKHQGKVAQAAVTAGMDRVHLYRLLRRHGIKP